The Garra rufa chromosome 8, GarRuf1.0, whole genome shotgun sequence genome has a segment encoding these proteins:
- the fgf9 gene encoding fibroblast growth factor 4A produces the protein MDFHWTLLGFVSVILLFCVSCNCTDEETESSGDQASRLRHMWQLSMRDEKMREKAAVEESNPALHQLLYCRVGIGFHLQIVTNGSVWGVHEPSEYSLLRVFAVRPGIVGIRGVKSERYLCMNQEGIAQGMKLFSNECLFKEHMEENHYNTYSSLSTGFFLALSKQGQIRKGKRMGRHQARTHFLPRKP, from the exons ATGGATTTCCACTGGACGCTGTTAGGCTTTGTATCAGTAATATTGTTATTTTGTGTAAGCTGTAACTGCACAGATGAAGAAACTGAGTCCTCTGGTGACCAGGCCAGCCGCCTGAGACACATGTGGCAGCTCTCAATGAGGGATGAAAAGATGAGAGAGAAAG CTGCCGTAGAGGAGTCTAATCCAGCTCTACATCAGCTCCTGTATTGCCGTGTTGGGATTGGTTTCCACCTACAGATTGTGACGAACGGCAGTGTGTGGGGCGTTCACGAGCCTTCTGAGTACA GCTTGCTGAGGGTGTTTGCTGTCAGGCCGGGCATAGTGGGCATCCGTGGTGTAAAGAGTGAACGATATTTGTGCATGAATCAGGAAGGAATTGCACAGGGAATG AAGTTGTTCTCAAATGAATGCCTGTTTAAAGAGCACATGGAGGAAAACCATTACAACACATACTCCTCCCTGAGCACAGGGTTTTTCCTAGCGCTGTCCAAGCAAGGGCAGATCAGGAAAGGCAAGAGGATGGGCCGCCACCAGGCACGCACCCATTTCCTTCCTCGCAAACCCTAA